The region AGATTTCAACAACTCCTCCTTAAAAGCTATGTTCATATTTACCGAGCTGAACCAAATATTGAGACCTGTTAAAGGTAATTTCTCTTTTGTTCTAAATTGGTAATCATCCAACTCATCAACTTCAAACTTTAATTCAATTTGAGGAAGTGGTCTATTTTTTAATGTGTATCTAACACTCAATTTATCTCGAAGATAATCATAGATTTCTCTTGGATCAGGTGATTGAATGCATACAAAACCGCTCTTTTCCAAATCCTTGTGAAGTTTTCTGAAATTTTCAAATTCCATTTTCCTTATTATTATATCTATGTCCTCTGTCCCCCTTGTCCTGCCAGATGCTATTGCAACAAAACCAGAAACTACTATGTACTCCACATGTCTTTCTAGTATTTTAGTAAACTTCAAGCAAAAGTTACTCAAGAAATTATCTTTCATGAATATTGAATATGTTTTTTTAGATTTATCTTTCAAAAGTGAGAGTTGTAATGGTTAAATCATATCAAAACAAGTAATATAAAGGTGAGTGTATGGAGACATGGGAAAGAACCTTGTTTATGGTTAAACCAGATGGTGTAAAGAGGGGGCTTGTTGGGGAGTGCCTCAAAAGGCTGGAAAATGCGGGGTTAAAGGTAACGGCAATGAAGATGGTTTACCCGACAAAAAAACAGGCAGAGGATCATTATCCAAATGAAAGGGATGATATTGAGTGGTTCAAGACCGTTGCAAAGAAAGGGAGGGAAGGATATGAAAAGAGGGGATTAAAATTTCCATATGAGGATATGGAATATGCGAGAAATGTAAAAAGGTGGTTGGTTGATTACTTGACATCAGGTCCAGTGGTGGTTTCGGTAATAGAGGGCCCAAATGCGATTGAAATGGTTAGAAAGATTTGTGGGGCCACAGAGCCCGGACAGGCAACGGTGGGGACAATAAGAGGAGATTTCTCGGTTGACACTTATAAGTTAGCAAATAGTTTGGAAAGGCCTTTGAAAAACCTTGTGCATGCATCATCAAGTCAAAAGGATGCAGAGAAAGAGATAAAGGTATGGTTTAAGAAGGAAGAAATATTGGATTATAAGAGATTTGATGAGGATGGTATGTTTGGCGGTTGGAAAAGTGAGAGTTCAGGATGAACCCTTTTTTATTTACTTTCCAAAATCTGAGATATGAAAAGGTGGTTCTGCCTAGACTGTAAAAGGGAGGTGGAAGTATATCCGGAACTCCTCAGGGGTTTTTCCCCAACATGTAGAAGATGTATGGGAACAAGGCTGATGACCCTAGAGGATGTTGATGAAAAGGAATTCAAACAGCTTGTGAAGGATTTCAAGAAAAAAACAGGTGAGGTTTAATGGGAATGGGGTTAATGGATATCCAAAGATATCAGCTGGAGTTTGATAAGAAATATTTTGGGGACCATTGGGGTGGGGAGATGGATCTCGATTTAAAAATCAACCTTATTAAAGACATGACAATAGCACTTACAGGTGAGGTTGGGGAATTTTCAAATTTGTTGAAAAAGATCAACAGGGACAGGAAAACCATAGGTGAAGAACCATCAAGTGAAATGTGGAATAGGTTGAAGGAGGAATTGACAGATTGCTTCATATATATTATAATATTATCCAACATCCTAGGGATGGATTTGGAAAAGGAATACTTGAAAAAGACGAAAATAAACCACAAAAGGTTTCAGAAATATCTTAAAAAATAAAATATAAGGGAAAAAAGCACACCCCCTATTTCTTAAATAACATGTATCCTATTAATGGTATAAGGCCTGCAACAAAAAATAGGCCCATTACCAGCATGGCACTACCCTGTTGGGTAGAAGCCAAACCTACTATATCTATTGACATAGAATAGTCACTTGGCAGAATCATTTAAAAGTTTATTGTATATTGGCCTATAGAAAAGTTTATATTTAACCTTTTAAACCCCAAAATTTTTGGTTTTTAGGTGGTTTAAAGTGGGGTGAAAAGTATTTATATTACAAAATCTTATAAAATAAGACATGCCAGAGACCTTTTTGAGAACAATAAGGAAGAGCGGCTCAAGTAGTTGTATAAATATACCAAAAGAAATAGTGAGGATTCTTGATCTCAAGAAGGGGGATCTGGTAAAGGTAACCATAGAAAAGGTTGAAAGCAAAGGTGAGGTTGTATGAAGGTTGTAGTTTATGGAACTGAATTTTGTCCATGGTGCCACAAAGCTAGAGAGTTTCTAGAGGAAAATGAGGTGAAATTCAAATATATAGATGTCGGAAAGGACAGAGAAGCTGCAATGGAGATGATAAGGAAAAGTGGGCAAAGAGGTGTTCCTGTCATAGAAATAGATGGCGAAATAATAGTGGGGTTTGATGAAAGAAGGATCAAGGAAAAGTTGGGGTTATGAATGAACAAAAGATTTTGGAGATGTATTGTTTGCAATGACATACATTTTGGATTAAATCCACCAGAGATCTGCCCCACTTGTGGCCAGGTTAACAGATACATAGAAGTGGAAGCAAAAGAGGTTTTGAAAATATTGAAGGGTCTTGGTTATGAAAGTAAGTGAATTGAAGAAGTTATTTGAAAATTTTTGTAAGGGGAAAGAATTCATATTGAATCCGGAGAAGGGGATAACCGATAGATTATTGAAAGGTATATTGGAAAATGAAAAAAGAATTGGATTGAAATATTGCCCTTGCAGGTTACCTAGTGGTAATTTCGAAGAGGATTTGGAACTTATATGTCCCTGCAATTTCTTTGTTCATCAGACATGGATAAAAGAAGGTAGATGCTGGTGTGGCCTTTTTCTAAAGAGAGTTTGATTTGGTTGGTTTTTATTTGTTAATATTTTGTTGGGATTAGAATCTTTATCATAAATTAAATCACACTGAGGCTCGATTGCAACTAACATATGCCGTTCTGCGACGTTTTTACGAAGAACGCTTCAGATATTTATTTTGTTATAAATCAAAAATATAGACAATGAGAATTATCTATTCTAACCATGCTGAAGAAAAGATAAAAGAAAGAGAATTATCTAAGAAGACAATAGAAACTGCTATTTCATGTCCAGATAAAATTATAGAATCTCAATCAGGAAGAAAAATAATACATAAAATTATAAACAAAAAATTACTTAGGGTTGTAATAGAAGAGAAAAATGATTTATTTATTGTTGTAACAGCA is a window of Candidatus Aenigmatarchaeota archaeon DNA encoding:
- a CDS encoding glutaredoxin domain-containing protein, producing MKVVVYGTEFCPWCHKAREFLEENEVKFKYIDVGKDREAAMEMIRKSGQRGVPVIEIDGEIIVGFDERRIKEKLGL
- a CDS encoding MazG nucleotide pyrophosphohydrolase domain-containing protein; translated protein: MGMGLMDIQRYQLEFDKKYFGDHWGGEMDLDLKINLIKDMTIALTGEVGEFSNLLKKINRDRKTIGEEPSSEMWNRLKEELTDCFIYIIILSNILGMDLEKEYLKKTKINHKRFQKYLKK
- a CDS encoding nucleoside-diphosphate kinase — its product is METWERTLFMVKPDGVKRGLVGECLKRLENAGLKVTAMKMVYPTKKQAEDHYPNERDDIEWFKTVAKKGREGYEKRGLKFPYEDMEYARNVKRWLVDYLTSGPVVVSVIEGPNAIEMVRKICGATEPGQATVGTIRGDFSVDTYKLANSLERPLKNLVHASSSQKDAEKEIKVWFKKEEILDYKRFDEDGMFGGWKSESSG
- a CDS encoding ferredoxin-thioredoxin reductase catalytic domain-containing protein is translated as MKVSELKKLFENFCKGKEFILNPEKGITDRLLKGILENEKRIGLKYCPCRLPSGNFEEDLELICPCNFFVHQTWIKEGRCWCGLFLKRV
- a CDS encoding DUF4258 domain-containing protein; amino-acid sequence: MRIIYSNHAEEKIKERELSKKTIETAISCPDKIIESQSGRKIIHKIINKKLLRVVIEEKNDLFIVVTAYYTKPERYR